In Halanaeroarchaeum sp. HSR-CO, one DNA window encodes the following:
- a CDS encoding phosphoribosylaminoimidazolesuccinocarboxamide synthase: MTSVKDFQVDDPASSDALGRGRFVFTDDYSVFDWGKMPDTIPKKGASLCTMGASNFERLEAAGVPTHYRGVVAGDEVVAVDGVETPPTEMAIDLTQVPDLPFSDGSYDYDTYHDAAGENYLVPLEIVFRNVVPVGSSLRKRGSPSTYGLDLEEWPEGPVPLEEPIIEFSTKYEEQDRYLDRAEADRIAGRADVADLESVAREVNRLVTERAEETGFVHQDGKIEVLYFDGEIRVADVVGTFDENRFSYDGQQVSKEVIRQYYKRTDPDWVEAVGTAKAEAREAGVADWRTLVEVSPKPLPEHVLRAASNLYAAGANAYLGRDLFDAPSIDAAVDRVRTL; this comes from the coding sequence ATGACCAGCGTCAAGGACTTCCAGGTGGACGACCCGGCCTCGTCGGACGCACTGGGACGCGGACGGTTCGTGTTCACGGACGATTACTCCGTGTTCGACTGGGGCAAGATGCCGGACACCATCCCGAAGAAAGGGGCGAGTCTCTGCACGATGGGCGCGTCCAACTTCGAGCGTCTGGAGGCCGCGGGCGTGCCGACCCATTACCGGGGGGTCGTCGCCGGCGACGAGGTGGTCGCCGTCGATGGCGTCGAGACACCGCCGACGGAGATGGCCATCGATCTTACCCAGGTTCCGGACCTGCCGTTCTCGGACGGCTCCTACGATTACGACACCTACCACGACGCCGCGGGCGAGAACTACCTCGTGCCCCTCGAGATCGTCTTCCGGAACGTCGTCCCGGTGGGGTCGAGTCTTCGAAAACGAGGGTCACCATCGACGTACGGCCTCGACCTCGAGGAGTGGCCGGAGGGACCCGTCCCCCTCGAGGAACCGATCATCGAATTTTCCACGAAGTACGAGGAACAGGATCGCTATCTCGACCGGGCCGAAGCGGATCGGATCGCCGGGCGGGCCGACGTGGCCGACCTCGAATCGGTGGCCCGCGAGGTGAATCGCCTGGTCACCGAGCGCGCGGAGGAGACCGGGTTCGTCCACCAGGACGGCAAGATCGAGGTCCTGTACTTCGACGGCGAGATCCGGGTCGCGGACGTCGTCGGGACCTTCGACGAGAACCGGTTCAGCTACGACGGACAGCAAGTGTCGAAAGAGGTCATCCGCCAGTACTACAAGCGGACCGACCCGGACTGGGTGGAGGCGGTCGGGACGGCCAAGGCCGAGGCACGAGAGGCGGGCGTCGCCGACTGGCGGACACTCGTCGAGGTCTCCCCGAAACCCCTCCCCGAACACGTCCTCAGAGCCGCCAGCAACCTCTACGCCGCCGGGGCGAACGCCTACCTCGGCAGGGACCTCTTCGACGCACCGTCCATCGACGCGGCGGTCGACCGCGTCCGCACGCTGTAG
- the purS gene encoding phosphoribosylformylglycinamidine synthase subunit PurS — translation MTDYTATVTVRLKQGVLDPEAKTTQRALERLGFSLEDLRSADRFEIDLAADDAEAARERADEMAERLLANPTIHDYEVTVERR, via the coding sequence ATGACCGACTACACCGCGACGGTGACCGTCCGCCTCAAGCAGGGCGTCCTCGACCCCGAGGCGAAGACGACCCAGCGCGCACTGGAGCGACTCGGGTTCTCACTCGAGGACCTGCGGTCGGCCGACCGCTTCGAGATCGACCTCGCGGCCGACGACGCCGAGGCCGCCAGAGAGCGGGCGGACGAGATGGCCGAACGATTGCTCGCCAACCCGACCATCCACGACTACGAGGTCACGGTCGAACGACGATGA